The stretch of DNA AACAGAGCCAGGAAATCCGGGATCGTACGAAACAAATGGTTTCGTATCTGGATGAGGTACGTAGCAAACTACTAACCGCTACGGAGAACAAGGGTAAAAACGAATTCAAGAATATGAGCGCCGAGGACAAGGTAGCCATCACCATGCTTGGTGGCACCCGTAACGGCGAAGCATATAAGATGAAAGAAGAGCTAAACAAATACTCTTCTTACATCAAGCAATTTGTTCCTAACGCTGGCCCACTGGCACTCGATGCTCGTGAGGATGCAATGGTGACTGATCCTGAGCAGAAGAGCAAAAACTTTGCTGAGCTGAACTTCGAGAATACCCCCGTAGTAGCAGCACTAGCTGTTCTTTCTCAGAAAGAAGCTGAGGTACTGAAGTACGAGTCGGATGCTCTGGCTGCACAGGCTGCAAAAGTAGGTGGCAGTGTAATCGTATTCGATAAGATTGGTGCTTTCGCCAGCGCTGAATCAAACACCGTTGCTGCTGGTACGAAATACAAAGCAGAATTGTTTCTGACGGCTTCTGCTTCGGGCCTCAACCCAAGCATGACTTTGAATGGTTCTCCTCTGCGTGTTGATCAAAACGGCCATGGTATTGTAGAATTCACTGCTCGCCCTGGTTCGTTCGATGCTAGCGGCAACGCCAAAGCCTCTTGGACGGGTACTATCCGCTTCAAGCAGAACGGACGCGATACCGTCTTCACCAAGAAAGTAGACTATACGGTTACTAAGCCAGTAATGCAGATTCAGTCGGCATCTGTGCAGGCTCTGTATTTCAAGTGCGGTAACAAGCTAAGCGTACAAGTACCTGCTCTCGGCGCTCAGTACGATCCTAGCTTCTCTGCTTCGGGTGCTAGCACCATCAAAGGTTCAGCTAAAGGCGAGGTTACATTGGTGCCTAACGCCAAACAGGTAACGTTAAACGTTAGCAGCGGTGGTAACCCCATCGGTTCGCAGACGTTCGAAGTTCGTCCTATTCCTAAGCCTGAGATTAAGTGCATCGTAGGTGGCCGTGAGGCCAACGAGAAGCAAGGTACTCCTATCACCGCAGTGCGCAACATGCAGCTGCGCGCAGTTGCTGATGCCGGCTTCTCTACCTTCTTGCCAGATGATGCTCGTTTCCGCGTTACGCGTTACGAAGTGACACTGGTGCGTGGTCGTCGCCCTGCACTTCCAACTATCCCTGTTAACGGTCCTAACGTTGACCTGAGCAGTGTAGTAAACTCGGCCCGCGAAGGTGACCGTCTGTACATCGAGGTAAAAGAGGTACAGCGCATGAACTTCCAAGGCAATACGGAGCAAGTAAACGTTTCTAAGCAGTTCAATATTCCGCTGCTCTAAGCGTTATTGATCTGAACTAACCGCTACGTTTTTTGATTACCCTGGTATGAATAAATTCCTCTCCTTCGCCGCTCTGACGGCTAGCCTGGCGCTGTCGGTGGCAGCTTCGGCTCAGGAACAAGCTACCACCGCGAGCAGCAATGGCTCGTATCGTCCAATTCCGAATTCGGATATCATGTTCCGGAAAACGATTTGGCGTGCAATTGACCTGCGTGAGAAGCAGAACAAACCGATGTTCTCTGAAGGCCGGGAAATTAGCAAGGTAATCCTAGACGCAGTAAAGCGAGGTGAGCTGCAGGCTTATCGTAATGATTCACTGACGTCGACCTTCTCCTCTAAAGAAGTTACCTCTAACGTATCGTATGCAGAAGCCAACGCTGGCCTCAGCGACGAGGAAAGGGCTGCTGGTTTCACAGAGGATACTGGAGCCGACGATTGGGGTGCTAAGCCTGCCGCCACCAAGCGCCCGAAGCTTGGTGCTAATGGCAAGCCGTTAAAGGATAGCAAAGGCCGGATCATTTATGAAACTGTGGCCGCTGCTCCAGCTAAACCTGCTGCTGCCCCTAGCTACGAGTATCGCCCCAAGGACATCTATCAGATGGAATTGAAGGAGGATATGATTTTCGACAAGAAACGGTCGAGGATGTATCATGATATCAAGTGCATCACGCTGCTGGTTCCATCGACTTTGAGCTCTAACGTATCGGGCATTGAGAAGCCTATCGGTACGTTCAAGTACAGCGACTTGGTAAGGGTGTTCCGCAACAATCCGGATAAAGCCATTTGGTTTAATCCACAGAACGATGCTCAGCACAAGAACTTGGCAGATGCTTTCGAGCTGTGGTTGTTCAACTCTTACATTGTGAAGGTTTCTAACCCCAATGATGCCCGTCTGTCGGATATCTACGGTGGGGAACGGGAAGGCATCCTGGCGTCGCAGCAAGCTGCCGCAGACCTAATTGAGTACGAGTACAACCTCTGGAGCTTCTAAGCTTAAGGAGATACTAAAAAGGCCCTCGCGGATTATCCGCGAGGGCCTTTTTGTTTTCCATGTCCCGTCCGGGTATGTGTTGACACTTTCCCCAGAAATGTCATGCAAAACCCGAAAGAGCCGCATGTGCGGCGTAGTCAGCGCGACTACAGTTTGCCCTTTAAGTTGGCCGTGGTGGGCGAAGTCGGCCGCGGCGAACTGAGCTACAAGCAGGCACAGCGGCGCTATGGTATCCAGGGCCGCAGCACCGTGTTGAGCTGGTGCCGGCGCTATGCCAGCCATTTCGTAACTTCTCAGCAGGCTGACGCTACCTTCCTCAGCCTTGCCCGCCCCGTGGAACTGAGTCCCGAACAGCGCATCAAACAGCTGGAAACGCAGCTGCGCGAGCAGAAAAAACAGTTTGACAAGCAGTTGAAGGACAGCACAGACCTGAATCTGCTGTTGCGCACCATGCTGCAAGTGGTGGAGGAGGACCATGGCATCGCCCTGCCAAAAAAGTCTTTCCAGCGGCCGTTTCCCGCCTGGGGGCCGAAAAAAAGCTAAGCGTGCAGCGCAGCTGCCAGTGCTATGGCGTGAGCCGGCAGGGCCTCTATCAGCGCCGCCAGCGCCAAGCGCGGCAAGCTCAGCGAGCCAACGCCGTGCTGGCGCAGGTGCGGGCCGTACGCACCCGCCTGCCGCGGTTGGGCACGCGCAAGCTCTACCATAAAATTGCTCCGCTACTGCGCGTGCAGGGCGTGAGCTACGGGCGCGATGCGCTCTTCACCCTGCTCGGCCAGCATCAACTGCTGGTGCCCCAAAAACGCAGCTTTACCAAGACCACCGACTCGCATCACCGCTTCCGCTGCCACCCCAACCTGGTCCACGACGCCCCCCCGCCTACGGCGCCCAACCAGCGCTACGTGAGTGACATCACTTACCTGCCCACCCGGCAGGGCACCGTGTACTTGAGCCTGGTCACCGATGCCTTCTCGCGGCGTATCGTGGGCCACCACGTGCACGCCAGCCTGCACACGGCGGGCTGTCTGGCCGCCCTGGCCCAGGCCGTGCGCGCCGCCGGGCCGGCGGCCAGCGGCGGTCTGCATCACTCCGACCGGGGCAGCCAGTACTGCTCCGACGCCTACCAGAATGCCCTGCGCGCCGCCGGGCTGCGCTGCTCGATGACCGACGGCTACGACTGTTACCAGAACGCGCTGGCCGAACGCGTCAACGGCATCCTCAAGGACGAATTCCTCTTCGTGCTGCCCGACGACCTGGCCCAGGCCCGCCTGCTGGTCGGGCAGGCCGTGCACCTGTACAATGAGGAAAGACCCCACCTGGCTCTGAACTACTTAACCCCTAATCAAGTCCATCAGCAAGCGAAAAGCCCCGCCGGAAAAGCCGAGCGGGGCCCTTGCCTTATTCCTGTCAACAGTTAGCCGGACGGGACACCATAGTAACCTATGCTTCAAAATCTACGCACTCTGGCTGAAGTAATCCAGTAAGATGCGAGCCTTGGCTTTACCCACCTCTGCTACCAATTCCGACTCAGTAAGCTCTCTAATCTTCTTCACAGACTTAAACTTAGTTAGCAACTTATCAGCGGTAATGGGGCCTAGGCCTTTTACATCGGTAAGTTCAGTTTTAAGGGTAGCTGCATCACGACGGCTGCGGTGAAAAGTGATACCAAAGCGGTGCACCTCATCACGCATGCGCTGAAACAAGCGGAGCGATTCGCTCTTTTTGTCAATGTAGAGCGGTAATGGATCATTGGGCACGTAGATTTCTTCCAGACGCTTAGCTATCCCAATCACGGCAATCTGCCCCCACAGGTTTAAGTCTTTCAACGCCTTTACGGCCATACTTAACTGGCCTTTGCCACCATCTACAATAACCAGCTGGGGAAGGCTTGCGCCCTCATCCGTTAAGCGCCGATAGCGCCGGCTAACGACTTCATACATAGAGTCGAAGTCGTTGGGGCCAATAACCGTTTTAATATGGTAGTGGCGGTAGTCCTTCTTGCTAGGCCTGGCATTGCGGAAACACACCATAGCGGCCACCGGATTGTCGCCCTGGAAGTTCGAGTTGTCAAAGCACTCTATATGCTTAGGCAGCTCCGTAAGACGCAAATCCTTTTTGATGGTTTCCATAATGCGAACTTCATTCAGGTCTTTGCTTCGGTCGTTCATGCTTTCCTTCTCCTTGCGCAGGTAAAGCACGTTTTTAAGGCTAAGCTCCATGAGCTTGCGCTTGTCGCCGATTTGAGGCTGTGCCACGGTGACGGAGGGCAATGGCAGCGTTGGAACAGCCACGTTGGTCAAAATCTCCTTCGACTGGCTCTCAAACTCCTCCCGCATCTGCATGATCATGGAGGTCAGAATCTCTTCATCCGGTTCGTCCAGCTTTTTTTGTACCTCCACCGATTGGGTAAGGACAATGCTGCCGTTCATTACCTTGAGGTAATTGATAAAAGCAGACTTCTCATTTGAAGCGATACTGAACACATCAATGTTAGAGAGCGAGGCATTAACGATGGTGCTTTTGGCCTGAAACTCGTCAAGCTTATCAAGCTTTTGCTTGAACTGGTGAGCCTGCTCATACTGCTGCTCCTGTGCCGCCTGCATCATCTTCTCTTTGAAGTATTGCTTGGGCAGGCGCAGGTCGCCGTTGAGGATCTGCCGAATCTGCTGAATGTACTGGTTATAGGTTTCCTCGTCTTGCAGCCCTTCACATGGGCCCTTACAATTGCCCAGATGATACTCTAGGCATACCTTAAACTTACCCGCCTCCACATTCTGCGGTGACAGGTTATACGTACACGTGCGCAACGGATAAAGAGCCCTGATAAGCTCCAGCAGGAGATTCATGCCCGTAACGTTGGCGTAAGGACCGTAATAGTGACCGTCGCCGGGCTTTTTGTTTCGGGTGGGGATGAGGCGAGGAAAACGCTCGTTTGTCAGCAGCAGATAGGGATAGGTTTTACCGTCCTTCAGCAGAATGTTGTACTTCGGCTGATGCTGCTTGATTAGATTGTTCTCCAGTAAAAAAGCATCAGACTCAGAGCCAACAATGGTGAACTCAATCCGGTGAATGTTTTTGACCAGCTGTTGGGTCTTCTTGTTGTGATCTTGCTTCGTGAAATAGCTACTCACCCGTTTGCGCAGGTCAATGGCTTTACCTACGTAAATGATGGTATCGGTGACATCGAAGTATTTGTACACGCCGGGCCGGTGGGGGAGCTGGCGGATTTGATCCTGTAGATGGTCTTTGGCAGCCATTATGCTTGAATCGGGAGGGTTGTTTCTGAGTACTCAGTTGCGGGCCTTTTGTTCGGCTAGGCCAGTAAGGCAAGCAAAAATGAGAGATAATAATAAAAAAGGTGGCAGGTGAAAAACACCTGCCACCTCCAAATAGCGCCCAAAAAACAGATTAAATATCTTGGTCCTGCAGATCGTTTAAATCTACTTGGTTCAGCTTCTGGTCGTACGGAATAGTGTCGCGCTGAGCGCCGCCGTAGTAGCGAGAGCAGTCAATCTCTATGCTTAGGGGCTTTTCGGGTTTAGGAAACGGACCAGTGTTAATGCCAATGCTTTTATCGGCGTATACCTTCCGCATAAATAAGCCGTAGATGGGCAGTGCTAGGCGTGAGCCTTGGCCGTAGGCCCCGGTGCGGAAATGGACACTACGGTCTTCACCACCAACCCACATGCCACACACTAGGTCAGGAGTCAGGCCCATAAACCAGCCGTCGGAGTAGTTACTGGTGGTGCCGGTTTTAGCTCCTATTTCATACGGGAATTTGAAGCCATTCTTCAGAATGATGGAAGTACCCCCCTGCTCCTCGGTAGCCCCCCGCAACATATACGTCATCAGGTAGGCAGTTTCTTCACTAAGGGCTTCCCGTGTTTGCGGCGTGAAGTCGCGCAACACGTTACCATTCTTGTCCTCAATGCGGGTGACCATTATGGGGGAGGTCCAAACGCCTTTGTTTACGAAGGTGCTATAAGCTCCCGCTAACTCGTAGATGCTCACATCGGAAGAGCCAAAGCCTACCGCTGGTACAGCTTCAATCGGAGAGGTAATACCTAGGCGCTTGGCATAGCTCACAATAGTTTCAGGCTCCAACTTCTTGACCAGCCACGCCGTGATAGAGTTCATAGAGCGGGCCAAGGCCTGACGCAGGGTAAAGGAACGACCGGAATAGCTGCCCTCGAAATTTTTAGGAGTGTAAGCCGGGCGCCCTCGCTCCGCGGGAAAAGTAGTGGCTACGTCGGGGCGTTGGTAGCAGGGAGAGTAGCCCTGGTCGATAGCGGCCACGTACACGAAAGGCTTGAACGTAGAGCCCGGCTGGCGCTTGCCCTGCTTTACGTGGTCGTACTTGATGTACTTAAAGTTGATACCGCCCACCCAGGCTTTTACCTGTCCGTTTAGTGGGTTCATGGCCATGAAGCCAGAGTGTAGAATCCGCTTGTAGTAGGCCAGTGAGTCCATCGGCGACATAAGCACTTCCTTCTCGCCACCCTGCCACGTGAATACCTTCATTTTGTACTTCTTGTTCAGGTAGTACTTGATGGAGTCTTTGTTGCCCTCGAAGCGGTTAGTCAAGGACTTATACCGCTCGGTGCGCTGAATGCTGGTATTGAGGAAGTTTGGGATGACTTTACCGTTTTCATCTCGCCACGGCTGCTGGCCTTTCCATTGTTGATCAAACCACTTCTGCTGAAGCTTCATGTGTTCGGCCACAGCTCCTTCGGCATACTTCTGCATGCGGGAGTCGATGGTGGTGTAAATTTTCAGGCCGTCGGCATACAGATCGTGGTCGGTTTCCTTGGCCCAAGCTTTCAGCACTTTGCTAACCTCCACCCGAAAATAGGGGGCAATACCTTCGTTCTGGTTTTCTACCTTATAGTCTAGCGCAATAGGCCTAGCAACGGCCTTTTGGTAAGTAGGCTCATCAATGTAGTGGTACTTGTTCATCTGGCTCAGCACCCAGTCGCGCCGGCGCTTGGAGCGCTCGGGGTTACGCACAGGGTTGAACCAGGAGGGTCCGTTTACCACGCCCACCAGCAACGCAGCTTCTTCCAGCTTTAAGTTGGCAGGTTTCTTATTAAAGAAGGTTTTAGCGGCTACTGTGATACCAAAGGCGTTGGAGCCGTACTCAGCGGTATTGAGGTACATCCGCAGAATCTCGCGCTTGGTGTAGTTGCGTTCCAGCCGCACAGCCATGATCCATTCCTTCGTTTTGATGATGATCATGCGTAGGCCAGGCACATCATTCAAGGCGCCGTCGTTCAGGTCTTCCCGCGTGCGGAAGAGCATTTTGGCAACCTGCTGCGTGAGAGTAGATGCCCCACCGCTTTTACGGAACGTGGCAATACCCACGGCAGCGCGGCCTAGTCCTTTCAAATCAATACCGGAGTGTTCCTCAAAGCGGGCATCTTCAGTGGCTATGAGGGCATCAATGAGGTGCTGGGGGAGCTCCTCGTATTCGGCGGGAGTACGATTTTCGTGGAAGTACTTACCCATCAGTATCCCATCGGCCGAGTATATTTCAGACGCCAGTTCGCTCTTGGGGTTTTCCAGCGTCTTGAGGTTGGGCATGCGCCCAAACAAATTCAGGAAGTTGACGCTAACGGCCAGTACATACAGAATTGCTCCTACAATGCCGGCGCCAAATAACACCCAGAAGGTGCGGGTAATACCCGTGAAGCGGCCGCTAGAATTAGGCTTGCGTGCAGTTAGTTTAGCTTTCTTAGTGGCGGGGTAAGCCATTGGTGCAGTAAGTGGTGAAGAATGCGTGGCCCAGACCCGGAGTGCTAGCCGCCTGTCGGGCTCTAGGCCACTATAGCACAGGCAGGTACCGCCTCAAATCAGGGCTAACGGTAATTCTGTTGGTAAAAACGCTGGTACTCCTCCAGGTCCTTGGTTTGGAGGAGGAGCGGCAAGTTATCAATACTGATTACAAGGGTTTGGTAACCCGCGCCGCGCAATTTGCTCAAGGGCGACTGGGGGCCTCTGAGCTTAGTAGCATAACTCTGAGCAACTTTCGCACCAGGCAGGCTTTGTACTAGCACAACTTCCTGAGCATCGCCCAAGGGCTGTTGCGCTACCTGCAGGTTATTGGCCTTGAAGTATCGGGTATTGTAAGCTCCCAGCTGAGTAGGTAATTCTTGCAGCGGAGCCGCTCCTTTCGGGAAAATTAACGCAACTACGTGCGCCGCCGCCACATCTGCTTTGTAAGGCGTGGCGGGCTTGACTGGGGTAGCGGCAGGAGCCGGCACCGGGGTAGCAGAGGAGGGCGCAGTAACCGGTGAGGTGGTAGGAGGAGAGGTGGCACCCGAATCAGTGGCAACTGGAGCCGGAAGCGGAGGAGTAGAACCAGAAGCGTACGGGGTTTTAGCTGGGGCGGGCGTTTTTTTACCACGTGCCCGAGCTTGGGCTGCCGCCATGCGCGCCGCTTTAACCGGGTCAACTGGCGGAGCGGCTGGGGTAACGGGAGCTTCTACGGGCGGCATTATGGGTTCCGGAGTAGGAGGTACGGAAGCCGCTGGAACTTCCGGAGCGGCTTTGCCGGGTGTGGTGGCACCAGGGCGTGAAGGGCTGCTAGCTGGTGTACTACCAGGCGTGGCTAATGGAGTAGATACCGCGGGAGAAGGAGTAGCCGCCGAGTTGGGCACCATGGGCAGCGCCGGCGACTCGTTTTCGGCGTAGTAAATCCGCATGCGATTTTCTACTTCGCCAGGCTTGAAAGCTGAAACCACAGGTTTATCCATTGAGGCCAGCGCCCCTGTAATTTTCCCTGCTTCGTAATCTTTATAAACTGTGATGAGTGTAGCAGCTTGGGGCGCCAAGGAGCTTTCCGGATAGTCCTTGGCAAATTGCTCCACGGCGGCCTTGGCGGTGGCCGGCGGCTGCGTCCGGATGGCGAGCAAGGTATTGAGGAAAGCTACCCGATCGTTCAGGTCATTCTCAGGGTATTGCTTTTTGGCACGCACCAGTACCGCTGAAGCCTTCTTAAACTCTTGCTTCTTATAAAAGGTGAAAGCAGAGTCTACTAGAACGGCCACCTGCGCATTGGCAATAGAAGTGCGGCGCAGATATTCCGGATCTGCCACCAAGCGGGCGTAAGATGAGTTAGGGTAGTTCTGGCGAAGACGCTCGGCATATCCTTCAGCTTTAGCCGTCTGGTTCTGATCTTTATGAATCAGGTACAGAATGTACAGCGTTTCGGCCGTGTGAGCCCCTTGCGGGAAACGGGTTAACAGCTTCTCATATGTCTCTACGGCTGGTACGGGCTCTCTTAACTGCTGATTATAGATACCGCCCAACTGATAAAGCGCCTCCTGCACTTGCGCCTGAGAAGCCTGCATCTGAACTTCGGTGAGCGGGATGTTTTGCCGGTAGCCCGCTAACAAAGCTGTTAGCTGGTCCGGCGCCTCAGTAGAAGTAGTTTGCGGGTCTACACCAGGGGCATTAACAGTGGTATTGCCTAACCCAGCAATAGATACTGGTACGCTGCCTCCTCGCTGCGTAACGGGTGAGTTGCTGGCTTGCGATACAAAACGCCAGTTATCCTGCAACGGACGGTCGCCCCACTTCCGGATAAACTCGCCACGGGCAGTACTCAGAGACGTGGGGTTGTCGAAGTACCACTTGGCTCCCGTACTCATGTCAGCAAAGGCCATGGGGTCAATGTTGGGCTGACCATCGCGGGCAGTGCTGACGCCGGTGGATGTCTGCAGGTCGCGCTGGGCTTCGCGGGCCTGCCGTGCCGCCAGCGCTTCCTCGGCCTTGCGGCGCGTGTCAATCTCCGCCTGGGCGTAGGCCACTAACCGGGTACGCAGCGTGGCCGTGTCAAGCCGAGCTAAAGCTTGTAAGCTATCCTGGGCTTCAACAATGCTGATTTGCTGCGCAAAGCCCTTGAGTGTAGCGGCTCGCTCTGAGATGGCCGCGTACTCCGGCGCCTCTTTCGGCAAGGCTTGTACTGTGCTGTCATAATACGCAGCTGCCAAGCGGTAGCGCTGTAGATTCTCGTAGTAGATGCGGCCCGCCAGCAAATAGGTGTAGGGCTTCTGCGTACGGCTAGGGGTAGGAGTGCGGGCCGATTTTTCCAGTAGAGCCAGAGCCTCCGGGTAGCGCTGCTGCCGGTAGTTCAGCCGCGCCATCTCGTAATAGATCTTGTCCTGGTACTCTTTGTTCTTGGTGTCCTTGAGCAGCTTGGCGAAATACTTATCTAGCCGGGCTTTGTCGTTCTGGTTCAGGTCAGATACCTGGCCTAGCATGAGCTTACTGAAAAAGTCCAGCTCATACGGTGGGTTTTTCTTCAGAATCTGGTTTAGCTCAGCATACGCCTTTTTGTCGTCACCCTGGGCTTGGTAAAGCTGCGCCAGAATATAGCGCGTGCGCGACTGCTCGTTCTTGGGGGTAATAAGCGGAATGGCTTGCTCCAGTTGAGCAATAGCCTTGGGCTGGTCTCCTGTAAGCAGGTAATACTCGGCTCGTGTCAGAAAAAGCTCCCGCGCATTGAGAGGAGTACCTTGTTCCTTATCCAGAATATCGGATACGGCCGATGCACTCTCTAGCTCTTTGGTGGCCAGGAAAGTGCGCATCAGCCATATCAGGGCCTCATGCCGGGCATTAGGGTCGTTGCTGGTACTGTTTACGTACTTAAACGTCTTGGCCGCGTCTTCATACTCGGCTTTATAGAAGCGCGCTTTGCCTACTAATATATAGCTGTCATCGGTCCAGTCGGAGCCCGGCCGGTGCTGGATGGGCAACGACGACTTCTTGATGATATCTTCCATATCTGCCGCAATACGGCCCACGGTAGCCTCATCGAGGGTAGGGAAAAGCGGCAGCACTCGGTTATAGTCATTAACCCGAGCCTTATATAAGGCCTCCTCAGAGGCACGCATTTTTTCGCGTGCCAGAAAATAGGCGTTGTCGCGAGCTACTACATTATCATAGGCGTGGCCTACCAAGGAGCGGCGCTCCGAGGAACAGCTCACCACGCCCGCCAGCAGCAGTAGGGCCGCAGTCGGAGCCGAGAGAAGACGGATAAGCGAAAAAGTCGTCGGGTTAGTCACAAGGCAGCTTAAAGGCTCGGGAGGGAGAGCAGACAGAAAACGCGCTGGCTGCGCCGAATCGTTCGGGACAGAAGCACTCTTTACTGTAACGCGGCACTACGGGTAAAATTACGGCATTAATTCTTGACCGTTGCCAGCGGCAGATTTACCGCTTTTTCTGGTTCTGGAGGTGGCTTATAAAGGATGGGCAACTACCTACGCGCATCCTCGTACTTTTGCATCCCATTTGGTAGCTCCCCACCATGCCAACACCTCCTCCCAATTCCCGCAAAACCACTGAGGCAGATTCCTCTTCTGACCGGCTTCGCAGTTTTGCCCGGTATTCTGGCATTGGTATTCAAATGCTGGCCACTATTGGCCTGAGCACCTGGGCAGGCTACTGGCTTGATGGGCACTTCCAAACCAAGACACCCTGGTTTACGGTAGGCTTGATGCTGTTAGGCCTGTTTGCCGCCTTGTATAATGTGATACGCTCAGTCACGAAAGATCAATAGCCTCGCCCGTGAAAGCATTCTTCCGCTCTTACCTGATTTTTTGTCTGCTGATAGGTTTCGTGCTGTATGCTCTGCACAGCCAGTTTGGCCCGCGTATCATCCATCCGTTTACGCCCTACACGTTTGCCTTCTTTGCTATACTCACCCTCTTAACGTACCGAGTGACGGCAAAGCTCGTGCAGGCTAACCCCGATAATTTCTTAGTAGCCTACTTCGGCACGATGGTCGTGCGACTACTTTTATCGCTGGTATTGGTATTAGTGTACCTTTTTAAAGGAGGTGGAAAGGAGGGCGACGCCCGTTGGGCATTCTTAGGGAGCTTCTTCGTCTTGTATTTTCTCTTTGCCGGGTTTGAAGTCTGGAGCGTTCTGAGTAACTTGCGCCCGTTTTCAAAAC from Hymenobacter taeanensis encodes:
- the gldM gene encoding gliding motility protein GldM, translating into MAGGKETPRQKMIGMMYLVLTALLALQVNSAILLKFKFLDESLGSINNKVSNANEGAVKGIQAQVEKNRNQPRDLAVLKQSQEIRDRTKQMVSYLDEVRSKLLTATENKGKNEFKNMSAEDKVAITMLGGTRNGEAYKMKEELNKYSSYIKQFVPNAGPLALDAREDAMVTDPEQKSKNFAELNFENTPVVAALAVLSQKEAEVLKYESDALAAQAAKVGGSVIVFDKIGAFASAESNTVAAGTKYKAELFLTASASGLNPSMTLNGSPLRVDQNGHGIVEFTARPGSFDASGNAKASWTGTIRFKQNGRDTVFTKKVDYTVTKPVMQIQSASVQALYFKCGNKLSVQVPALGAQYDPSFSASGASTIKGSAKGEVTLVPNAKQVTLNVSSGGNPIGSQTFEVRPIPKPEIKCIVGGREANEKQGTPITAVRNMQLRAVADAGFSTFLPDDARFRVTRYEVTLVRGRRPALPTIPVNGPNVDLSSVVNSAREGDRLYIEVKEVQRMNFQGNTEQVNVSKQFNIPLL
- the gldN gene encoding gliding motility protein GldN, with the translated sequence MNKFLSFAALTASLALSVAASAQEQATTASSNGSYRPIPNSDIMFRKTIWRAIDLREKQNKPMFSEGREISKVILDAVKRGELQAYRNDSLTSTFSSKEVTSNVSYAEANAGLSDEERAAGFTEDTGADDWGAKPAATKRPKLGANGKPLKDSKGRIIYETVAAAPAKPAAAPSYEYRPKDIYQMELKEDMIFDKKRSRMYHDIKCITLLVPSTLSSNVSGIEKPIGTFKYSDLVRVFRNNPDKAIWFNPQNDAQHKNLADAFELWLFNSYIVKVSNPNDARLSDIYGGEREGILASQQAAADLIEYEYNLWSF
- a CDS encoding IS3 family transposase (programmed frameshift), whose amino-acid sequence is MQNPKEPHVRRSQRDYSLPFKLAVVGEVGRGELSYKQAQRRYGIQGRSTVLSWCRRYASHFVTSQQADATFLSLARPVELSPEQRIKQLETQLREQKKQFDKQLKDSTDLNLLLRTMLQVVEEDHGIALPKKSFQRVSRLGAEKKLSVQRSCQCYGVSRQGLYQRRQRQARQAQRANAVLAQVRAVRTRLPRLGTRKLYHKIAPLLRVQGVSYGRDALFTLLGQHQLLVPQKRSFTKTTDSHHRFRCHPNLVHDAPPPTAPNQRYVSDITYLPTRQGTVYLSLVTDAFSRRIVGHHVHASLHTAGCLAALAQAVRAAGPAASGGLHHSDRGSQYCSDAYQNALRAAGLRCSMTDGYDCYQNALAERVNGILKDEFLFVLPDDLAQARLLVGQAVHLYNEERPHLALNYLTPNQVHQQAKSPAGKAERGPCLIPVNS
- the uvrC gene encoding excinuclease ABC subunit UvrC; amino-acid sequence: MAAKDHLQDQIRQLPHRPGVYKYFDVTDTIIYVGKAIDLRKRVSSYFTKQDHNKKTQQLVKNIHRIEFTIVGSESDAFLLENNLIKQHQPKYNILLKDGKTYPYLLLTNERFPRLIPTRNKKPGDGHYYGPYANVTGMNLLLELIRALYPLRTCTYNLSPQNVEAGKFKVCLEYHLGNCKGPCEGLQDEETYNQYIQQIRQILNGDLRLPKQYFKEKMMQAAQEQQYEQAHQFKQKLDKLDEFQAKSTIVNASLSNIDVFSIASNEKSAFINYLKVMNGSIVLTQSVEVQKKLDEPDEEILTSMIMQMREEFESQSKEILTNVAVPTLPLPSVTVAQPQIGDKRKLMELSLKNVLYLRKEKESMNDRSKDLNEVRIMETIKKDLRLTELPKHIECFDNSNFQGDNPVAAMVCFRNARPSKKDYRHYHIKTVIGPNDFDSMYEVVSRRYRRLTDEGASLPQLVIVDGGKGQLSMAVKALKDLNLWGQIAVIGIAKRLEEIYVPNDPLPLYIDKKSESLRLFQRMRDEVHRFGITFHRSRRDAATLKTELTDVKGLGPITADKLLTKFKSVKKIRELTESELVAEVGKAKARILLDYFSQSA
- a CDS encoding penicillin-binding protein 1A → MAYPATKKAKLTARKPNSSGRFTGITRTFWVLFGAGIVGAILYVLAVSVNFLNLFGRMPNLKTLENPKSELASEIYSADGILMGKYFHENRTPAEYEELPQHLIDALIATEDARFEEHSGIDLKGLGRAAVGIATFRKSGGASTLTQQVAKMLFRTREDLNDGALNDVPGLRMIIIKTKEWIMAVRLERNYTKREILRMYLNTAEYGSNAFGITVAAKTFFNKKPANLKLEEAALLVGVVNGPSWFNPVRNPERSKRRRDWVLSQMNKYHYIDEPTYQKAVARPIALDYKVENQNEGIAPYFRVEVSKVLKAWAKETDHDLYADGLKIYTTIDSRMQKYAEGAVAEHMKLQQKWFDQQWKGQQPWRDENGKVIPNFLNTSIQRTERYKSLTNRFEGNKDSIKYYLNKKYKMKVFTWQGGEKEVLMSPMDSLAYYKRILHSGFMAMNPLNGQVKAWVGGINFKYIKYDHVKQGKRQPGSTFKPFVYVAAIDQGYSPCYQRPDVATTFPAERGRPAYTPKNFEGSYSGRSFTLRQALARSMNSITAWLVKKLEPETIVSYAKRLGITSPIEAVPAVGFGSSDVSIYELAGAYSTFVNKGVWTSPIMVTRIEDKNGNVLRDFTPQTREALSEETAYLMTYMLRGATEEQGGTSIILKNGFKFPYEIGAKTGTTSNYSDGWFMGLTPDLVCGMWVGGEDRSVHFRTGAYGQGSRLALPIYGLFMRKVYADKSIGINTGPFPKPEKPLSIEIDCSRYYGGAQRDTIPYDQKLNQVDLNDLQDQDI